A single genomic interval of Flavobacteriales bacterium harbors:
- a CDS encoding DUF1501 domain-containing protein: protein MQRRNFLRSMSMATVGGFTVRGFSNPMLAPLLNGVGEDRVLVVVQLYGGNDGLNTVIPIDQYQLLSQFRSNVLVPETSVLPLSGTNGATGLHPRMTGMMDLWDDGKLAIIQSVGYPDPNFSHFRSTDIWETGSDANQLLDSGWAGRFLHFEYPNYPVGFPNTDMPDPLAIRVGGPVGPGLQHLGVSMGAAIYNTNDPLNLTNNIYTDPVTADCKGGKLDFVRTVQRQTDLYGDVINAAAQVGCNQSTMYPTGTQPGAQLAQALKVVAQLICGGLKTKIYWVSDQGFDTHAQQTLTNDTTAGVHADLLQGVSNAIRAFQDDLQLLGLEDRVLGMTFSEFGRRVMSNASGGTDHGAAAPMFLFGTQVMPGLLGNNPTISPNTNFTTNLPMQYDFRSVYASVLRDWFCMAQTDVDTVLLNTYQPLAVVDPDGCLGIGIHEANQGSGTSLLEAWPNPFTDRTSLRFTSDGGRVAIHVFDEQGRVVRLVRNQDMPAGTHTVDVDLEDLPAGVYHCRLQNGRRQQVKDLLKVR from the coding sequence ATGCAACGCAGGAACTTCCTCCGCTCGATGTCCATGGCCACCGTGGGCGGCTTCACCGTGCGCGGCTTCTCCAACCCCATGCTGGCACCGTTGCTCAATGGCGTGGGCGAGGACCGCGTGCTCGTCGTCGTGCAGCTCTACGGCGGCAACGACGGCCTGAACACCGTGATCCCCATCGACCAGTACCAGCTGCTGAGCCAGTTCCGCAGCAACGTGCTGGTGCCCGAGACCAGCGTGCTGCCCCTCAGCGGCACCAACGGCGCCACCGGTCTGCACCCGCGCATGACGGGGATGATGGACCTGTGGGACGACGGCAAGCTGGCCATCATCCAGAGCGTGGGCTATCCGGACCCCAACTTCAGCCACTTCCGCAGCACGGACATCTGGGAGACCGGATCGGATGCGAACCAGCTGCTGGACAGCGGATGGGCCGGGCGTTTCCTGCACTTCGAGTACCCCAACTACCCGGTGGGCTTCCCCAACACGGACATGCCCGACCCGCTCGCCATCCGCGTGGGCGGCCCTGTGGGACCGGGCCTGCAGCACCTCGGCGTCAGCATGGGCGCGGCCATCTACAACACCAACGACCCGCTCAACCTCACCAACAACATCTACACCGACCCGGTGACCGCCGACTGCAAGGGCGGCAAGCTGGACTTCGTGCGCACCGTGCAGCGGCAGACCGACCTCTACGGCGATGTGATCAACGCCGCCGCGCAGGTGGGCTGCAACCAGAGCACGATGTACCCCACCGGCACCCAGCCCGGTGCGCAACTGGCCCAGGCCCTCAAGGTGGTGGCGCAGCTCATCTGCGGCGGGCTGAAGACCAAGATCTACTGGGTGAGCGACCAGGGCTTCGACACGCACGCGCAACAGACGCTCACCAACGACACCACCGCCGGCGTGCACGCCGACCTGCTCCAGGGCGTCAGCAACGCCATCCGCGCCTTCCAGGACGACCTGCAGCTGCTGGGCCTCGAGGACCGGGTTCTGGGGATGACCTTCAGCGAGTTCGGGCGCCGCGTGATGAGCAACGCCTCCGGTGGCACCGACCACGGCGCGGCCGCGCCCATGTTCCTCTTCGGCACACAGGTGATGCCGGGCCTGCTGGGCAACAACCCCACCATCAGCCCCAACACCAACTTCACCACCAACCTGCCCATGCAGTACGACTTCCGCAGCGTGTACGCCAGCGTGCTGCGCGACTGGTTCTGCATGGCCCAGACCGACGTGGACACCGTGCTGCTGAACACCTACCAGCCCCTGGCCGTGGTGGACCCCGACGGCTGCCTCGGCATCGGCATCCACGAGGCCAACCAGGGCAGCGGCACCAGCCTGCTGGAGGCCTGGCCCAACCCGTTCACCGACCGCACCAGCCTGCGCTTCACCAGCGACGGCGGACGCGTCGCCATCCATGTGTTCGACGAGCAGGGCCGCGTGGTGCGCCTGGTGCGCAACCAGGACATGCCCGCGGGCACCCATACGGTGGACGTGGACCTGGAGGACCTGCCGGCCGGTGTGTATCACTGCCGCCTGCAGAACGGCCGTCGCCAGCAGGTGAAGGACCTGCTGAAGGTGCGCTGA